The DNA window GGTAGAGCTGAGTTATCAGGATGACAAGGGCAGCCGCAAGAGCAAGAAATACCCCTTCACCTACGATAAGCACGATAGCCAAACCTTCAAGTACCGTTGCCTGACGGAGAAACCCTGGACGATCGCTTACAAGCTCATTTACTTCCTGGTCGGGGGCGAAACCGTCGAACGCGAAGGCAGCGAGAACCCGCCGGCCATCGTCATCTCCAATCTGGTTTAGGTGAACGCCATGGCCGAACGCAACGCCGTGTTACCTGCGACATGGAACGCCCTGGTCAGCGCTTTGTGCAAGGAAGCCCCTTACCTTGAAACCACGCTGGCCCCTGACATCGCACGCTTCGGCCAGGCGAAGATGGCGTCCGGTTTTTTATCCGCCGCGTTTACCTCCAGCCTGCTCGGTTATAACGGCAGCCCGCTGGAGTTCACCGTCTCGTCAGCCAGGCCGCGGGCGATTTCCTGCACGTTGGATCCTTTTTTGCCGCGTTATGCGGAACAGCGCGGCACCGAGGCATTTGCGCAGCGCTGTCAGGAGATCGTCGCCGCGCCGCTCGCCGATCCCGCTCGGCGGCTGGCCACCGTACAGCGCGACGGCCAGCCGCTGCGTTTCGGCTCCTGGCTGGGGCGCAAATACACGCCGGATGGGGTTAAGACCAAGGTGTACTCCGAAACCCCTGCCGGCGCAGCCGATCTCCCCGGCGGCTTGCAAGGGCCGCTAACCGCCGAGGCCTGCCGCGCGGCGGGGCTGACGTTACTGATGGTCGGTTATTACCCGGAGCAAGCCGACTCGCCGCAGGAATACTATTACCAGTGGCACAGCGCGCGGATAACGCATGACGATATCCGCACCGTCATGCGCCTTTTCTCCAGGGAAAACGAATTCTGCGCGCTGTTTCCGCTGTTGGATCGCGCGCTGGGGCAAACCTCTGCCCAGCGGGACTTTCCCGCGACCACCTACGGATTCAGCCTGGCGTATGCGCCGAACGGCCGCCTGGAAAACGTCACGCTGTTCACCATGGCGGCCAGCTTCTTTGGCGATAACCGCCGCGTCTACGACGGCGTCAGCGCCTTGTTGGCCTCTGGCGACCAAACGCTGCCGTTGCTGCACCGGGCGGTGGCCGAACGGATCCCGCTGCAGTATAACGTCGTCGGTTTCTCCAGCGACCGGCTCGGCAACGAAAGCATCAGCTGCACTTTCAGCCCGCAAAACACCCATTTCGAGACCGTGCCCACTACCTTGCCCCCGCCTGCGGGCGTCACGCCGTGGCGATTGACGGATCTGCTCGCGCAGCAATCCGCCAGCGGCGCTTTTCCGGCGCAGGTCAGAACGCCGGACGGCCGTTGGCACCGGGATGAAAACGCGTTTGTCACCGCTCAGGTATTACGCACGCTGGACTACACCGCCCAGACCGCGCCGCATATCGAGAAGGCGCTCGATTTTCTGCTTGAGTGCGAAACGCGGCCCCATCATTTCAGCTTTTGGCCTGCTGCGGCGCACCCCGGTTGGATGGCGGGCCAGCGGATCGATGCTGACATCGACGACACCGCCATCATCACCGAATTGCTGTACCGATTTGGACGCCGCTCATTAGCGCACGCGCGACAAACGCTGGCGCACATGCAGGCCTACCAGGTACAGCGCGTCGAACGGCGGTTAACGACGACGCAGCACCAATGGGCGGAATGTTATGCCTTTCACAGCTGGATGAAAGACGATGGCGATATCACCCAGCTGGACTGCTGCGTCAATACCAACGCGCTGATTTTGATCCATATGCTCAACGCCAGGCACGGCAATCTTCCGCCGGCCTACCCGCGCATTATTCGCATGCTCAATCAGGCGGTGCGCTGGAGCGGCGGCGATTACGATCGGCTCAATGCGTTAACGCCCTACTATGCCCATCCGCATGAGTGGCTGACCGCCCTGGAGTACGCCCAGCGGCAAGGGGTGCCGCAGCTGTCGCCGGCGATCGAAGCGTTGGCGGTTTGGCGCGTACCGCCGGCCAACGCGGAAACCCCGCTCTATCGCCGCCACGACGGTCATTTTCTTTGGACTTCCGCCTGCCTGAACCAGTTCAGACATCTGGCACGCCTTTCTTACCAAGAGGAACGCTATGAATATCTTTCTCAATGACCTGGTGACGCTGAACAAAGTCATTTTGGACAACGCGCGCGAACAGTTTCCCGACGCCGAATCTCCCCGCCTGCGTTACCGCGCAGCGCCCGCGCCACTGGCCGACGAATTGCAGGCCGATGTCTGCACCGAAATCGTCTCGGGAGAGACGCGCTATCGCATCGCCACCAGCAGCGACGGCACCCATTGGCACATGATGGTAGATTTCGCGCTCAGCCGCCCGGTCGCACAGGTGCCTTACGTGGTTCTGACCTTCAGCACGTTCGGCAAGGTCGAAGAAATGATTTTCGAACAGGTGTTGCTGGACGCGCCGCCAACCCGCTACCGCGCGCAACTCGATCTGGATCGTCTGGAACAGCGTGACGCGCTGCTGCGCGCGCTGTCGGATTATGACTCGCAAACCACGCTGGTGGTCGCCATCGTCACCGATAACGGGCTGCTCAACACCATCACTTCGCCGAAAGTCTTCTACTTCGCCGAGAACTACTACCCCTATATCTATCAGGGCATCCTGCCGCCGCCGCCGAGTCTGCAACTGATCCTGACTCCGCTGGCCTTCGGGCAAGTGTGGTACAACTATTACCAGGACTATGTGCGAAAAAACTATCTTTACTACCTGCCGGATAGCTTCCTGTTGGCAACCAACGCCGCCGAGGACGACAAACCGATGCTGTCGATCTCGTTTACGGCGGCGCCGAACGCGACCTCACTCAACGATGTAGAGGTGACCTTCGACTATTTCCTGTCACCAAAAGTCAATCAAGCGCGCATCAGCGACGCCACCGCCCAGTTCACGCAAATGGAGCCGGGCGGCAAACTGGCGCCGTTCGCCAACGCCGATACTCTAACGCTGCTATTGAGCCTGCCGGACGGCAAGACGGAGGAGAAAAACGCGCTGATCAACCTGCAAAGCGGCATTGTGGATTCATTTACGCTGCCCGCCAGCCAGTTCGGCCTGATCTGGGATGCTCTGTTTGATCGATCACCGCAAAGCCCGCTGCTCAAAGGCTACCTGTCCGTGCAGTTCACCGGCTTCAATCCGGACAATCTGCTGGTGATGCTGGCGCTGGACGCCAAATACCAGAACAGGTTGCCGGATTTCATCAAGCAATCCGCCCCGGCCGACATCAATAAAACCGTTGAGTTTCGCAGCGACAGCGGCGCCTACGATCCCACCGGGCCGCGGCCGATCAAACGCATGCTGGTCAGCATCGACAACCAGACCATTGAGCTGGATAAAGAACACCCTTCGCAATCGGTCAACGTAAAGATTTCCGTATTGGAACTGATCCTTCATCCGGACAAAAAGCTGGTCTACCGCTACGATTTGCAGGTTATTTATGTCGACGGCGGCAAAAAATTCTACAGCGATCTGACATCAAGCTTCGAGATCATTTACGTTCCCTGAAGGGAAAGAGAGTGGCGGCGCGCCAGGCGGGCTGGATACCGCCCGGCGCGCCGGAAGAGAGGGTCAGCGCTTTTTCTTCTTGTTGAAATCCAGCTCGAAAGCGAATACCGCGCTCTGGATTTTGCGCTCCATCGCCAGCCCCAGCTTGAGGAAGCGGCATGACAGGCGCGAGAAGCGTACCACCTGGTCGTTGTCGTCAGTTTCCTGATCGTCGTTGACCACCACCAGCTCCATGTTGACCTTGAAGCTGCCGTAGCTGCCCAGATCCAGCTCCGCTTTTTTGAGCTGCAGGCCAGGCTGGAAGAAATCCGGCAGCGGGCCGTCGAAACGCAAACCGACGCCGCCGGCGGAGAGATCGTGGATCCGCAGCTCATAAGGCGTGCCGTCCGGGTACTCGCCGGTGCAGAAGAATTGGCGCCAGTGCGGCGTAGTGATGCGGAATTGGCGGCGGCGCTGGATATAGACCAGCTCCTGCGGCAGCCGGGTCGAACAGGCCTGTACGCCCTGATGTTCGGTCAGCTCCGCCTGGCCGACGGAAAACTCGATCTTGGCGTCGTTGCTTTCAATCACGATGGTGCAGGCGCCGTCGATAGCGCTTTCCGCTTCCTCACCGCTAAACACGATATTGTCCGGCCCGACGCTCAATAACAGACTTTGAAACCGGTGCTGCTGATTTTCTACGCGCAGCGGCGTGCGTTGTTTGCAAATTTCACGCAGAATCGCCAGAACTTCAAAACGCTCCCGTTTGATAAACAGTCCGTTATCGCTGTGCTCCACACGTCTCTCCTGACTTTTTTTCTAATGACGTCTTACGTATTCCTTACGGTTATCATCTCTGGGAATATTCCTAAAGTCAAATTTGCCAGCGTTGCCAGGCCTGCGGCAACAGGCGCGCGAAACGTTTCGCCCATGCCTGTTGCCCCTGTTCATCGGCGATCAGATCCTGGCGAATTTCGATGCCGACATAAGGCAAGCCGCGGCGCTCCGCATGCACCGGCAAGGTGTAATCGGTGGCGTCCGTCATGGCATAGGGTTGGTTTATGCCCACCTGCAGATCCCCTTCTTCGCGCAGCAGTTCGGCCAGCAGATGCGCGAATTCCGGGTAGCGGTTAAACAGCAGCCCTACCTGCCAGGGGCGCGACTCGCCCTTGAACACCGGCGTGAAGCTGTGCATGGCGATGACCGCCGTCGGCAGTTCGCGCAGCCGGCGCTGCCCCAGATGATCGTCGATGGCGCGGTGATACGGCAGAAACACCTCGCGCTCACGCGCCAGCGCGTGCTCGGCGTCGATGCCGATGTTGCCGGGGATCGGCGTCAGTTCAGACAAATGCGGGATCGAGCTGGCGATGCCGGGCGCCCGGTTGCAGTCGATCACCAAACGTGAGTAACGCTGATGAATCAGCGTAGCGTCCAGCTGGCGGCTCAGGTGGCGCGACACGCTCAGCGCGCCGATATCCCAGCCGATATGGCGCTCGATCTCCCCCGGCGGCAAACCGAGATCGCCGAGAGATTGCGGTATCGCCTTGCCGGCGTGATCGCACAGCAGTAAAAAAGGCGCGCCGCCGTGCGGGGTTTCAATGGCGACGGCGGGCGGCTCATCGGCGGACAATAGCGACGGGATAAACGAGTGAGGCATGCAAGGCTCCGGCGGTGGAAAGCAAAACGTTTATCGTAGCGCTATCCCGTCGCCGGCCCCAAGGTCGTGCTTAGATCAAAAAGGCATGAGTCAGACGCCGATCATGCCGTCTCGGCTTCCTGCGGCTGATGCACCGCAATGTAACGTTGATAACGCGACGGCTTGAGCCGCGAGGTATCCACCAGCACCAGCCCGTCAATGCAGTTGTTGAAGGCCGGATCGGTGCCGAAGTCGATAAACTGCACCCCGCCCGGCTCGCACAGTTCGGTGTACTGTTTGTACAGCGTCGGGATCGAACAGCCGATGTTGCTGAGCAGGCTCTTCAGCCGCACCAGATCTTCCTGGTAGTTATCTCCGGCAAACTGCGCCAGCACCTGCGGCAGCGAGGCCGGATAAGGGCGACGCGACTGGGCGAAGGCGTGATCCGGCGAGAAATAGAGCCGATAAAAGGCGATCAGCAGGTCGCGCGCCGCCAGCGGCATGCCACCGGAGATAGACACCGGCCCGAACAGATAGCGGTACTGCGGGTATTTCGACAGATAGGCGCCGATGCCCAGCCACAAATAGTCCAGCCCGCGCTTGCCCCAATAGGCCGGCTGGATGAAGCTGCGCCCCAGTTCAATGCCCTGCGCCAGGATCGGTTCCATATCTCGGTCGTAATGGAACAGGCTGTTGCTGTAGATGCTTTCCAGCCCCTTGCGCGCGATTTGTTCGGCGGTGGGGATAAAGCGATAGGCGCCGACGATCTCCAGCTCTTCCTCATCCCACAGCACCAGGTGGTAGTAATCGTCATCGTAGCTGTCCAGATCGCGACGGCGGCCGGAACCTTCCCCCACCGCGCGGAAAGCGATCTCACGCAGACGCCCCAGCTCCCGCAGGATCGGCGTGCGCGCTTCATCATGGCGGCGATAGAGATAGATGGTTTTACCGTCTGGCGTCACCCCCAGCCGTTCGCAGTTCGCCAGCGCCTTTTTCAGCTCCAGACGATCTTCCGGCAGCGCAATCGGCGATTCGCTGGCGAACAACCCCGGCTTGCCCTGGCCCAGTCGGTACACATGGCGGCGAAAGCGCTCCGCCAGATCCTTGGCGCTGGTGTGGCCGTCGTGCCAGTTGGCGAACGGCACGCGGCCGCCGATGCGGATCCGGATGCGCCCGCCGCGCTGCTGGAACATTTCGCGCACCAGCAGCAGCGTCGACAG is part of the Serratia surfactantfaciens genome and encodes:
- a CDS encoding flagellar brake protein, producing MEHSDNGLFIKRERFEVLAILREICKQRTPLRVENQQHRFQSLLLSVGPDNIVFSGEEAESAIDGACTIVIESNDAKIEFSVGQAELTEHQGVQACSTRLPQELVYIQRRRQFRITTPHWRQFFCTGEYPDGTPYELRIHDLSAGGVGLRFDGPLPDFFQPGLQLKKAELDLGSYGSFKVNMELVVVNDDQETDDNDQVVRFSRLSCRFLKLGLAMERKIQSAVFAFELDFNKKKKR
- a CDS encoding N-formylglutamate amidohydrolase — encoded protein: MPHSFIPSLLSADEPPAVAIETPHGGAPFLLLCDHAGKAIPQSLGDLGLPPGEIERHIGWDIGALSVSRHLSRQLDATLIHQRYSRLVIDCNRAPGIASSIPHLSELTPIPGNIGIDAEHALAREREVFLPYHRAIDDHLGQRRLRELPTAVIAMHSFTPVFKGESRPWQVGLLFNRYPEFAHLLAELLREEGDLQVGINQPYAMTDATDYTLPVHAERRGLPYVGIEIRQDLIADEQGQQAWAKRFARLLPQAWQRWQI
- a CDS encoding lysophospholipid acyltransferase family protein translates to MFSLDSLLQDAFPHRNTPAWQRSLLRTLLFEKEFKQFAADYPHLKGLDLIEQVVDYFNLSCELVDGDLENIPSQGPVVLVANHPIGSLDGLVLLRAVAAVRPDVKVVASQLLTYIEPLRNLFVPVDNVAYKTSRKQIEGMQQQLDNQGALILFPAGEVSRMSPKGIRDGHWHTGFLRLAAKARAPIVPIHISARNSNLFYFTSLVYRPLSTLLLVREMFQQRGGRIRIRIGGRVPFANWHDGHTSAKDLAERFRRHVYRLGQGKPGLFASESPIALPEDRLELKKALANCERLGVTPDGKTIYLYRRHDEARTPILRELGRLREIAFRAVGEGSGRRRDLDSYDDDYYHLVLWDEEELEIVGAYRFIPTAEQIARKGLESIYSNSLFHYDRDMEPILAQGIELGRSFIQPAYWGKRGLDYLWLGIGAYLSKYPQYRYLFGPVSISGGMPLAARDLLIAFYRLYFSPDHAFAQSRRPYPASLPQVLAQFAGDNYQEDLVRLKSLLSNIGCSIPTLYKQYTELCEPGGVQFIDFGTDPAFNNCIDGLVLVDTSRLKPSRYQRYIAVHQPQEAETA